The Reinekea forsetii genome contains the following window.
GAAATGCTCGGTGCACAGCTCAATACCATCCATAACTTGCGATATTATCAGCGTTTAATGGCACAATTGCGCGGCGCAATAGAAGAAAATCGCCTCGATGCCTATGTCGAGGGCTTTTATCAGCTGCGTGGCTTGGAAACGCCGGCTTTGACACCATAAGACGACTATCCGATTTTTTGTCAACGGCCTGTATTGATTCTCGGAGCGGCACCTGCGTTCCGGCCCACCCGGTTCGGCTCGATGGACCGGGGAAGAATTTTAAAAAAAAACAAACCCATTACTTGGAGTACATCATGAAAAAGCTCGTCGCACTTGTATTAGCTTTAATCCCTGTTGCTGCCTTGGCCGCAGGCGAAACCCCAGCACAGCCCGCTTGGCAATTGCCAATTATGTTAGGTGTTTTCTTTGTGATCTTTTGGTTTATGGTTTGGCGTCCACAGTCCAAGCGTGCCAAAGAGCATAAAAACCTGCTCAGCTCGATTGGTAAGGGTGACGAAGTGGTCACAAATGCTGGCATCGCCGGCAAGGTCACCAAGGTAACCGACGACTATATCCAGGTTGAAGTGGCACCGAACGTCAGCTTAACGTTCCAAAAACACGCCATTAGCGCGACCTTGCCTAAGGGCACGCTCAAAGCTATCTAATATCGACAAACACCCAGCCTCGCTGGGTGTTTTGCTTCATCGGCCAGGGAATCACCATGCTAAATAAATACCCGTTGTGGAAATATCTAATTATCGGCTTCATTTTGGTCATTGGCGTCTACTACAGCCTGCCCAACCTGTACCCCAATGATCCAGCCGTACAAATACGTGCTACCAAGGCGGGCGTCATCGTCAACAACAATACCTTGGCACAGGCCACTGCGGCCTTAGATGCAGCGCAAATCCAATATTTCGGTGCCGATGTGCAGGCTCAATCGCTGCTTATCCGCGTCAACAGCAATGAAGATCAACTGCTCGCTAAGGCCGCCTTGCAGGTTGGCCTGGGCAGTGACTATATAATCGCCCTGAACCTGGCCCCGACGACGCCCCAATGGCTCTCGGTGCTCGGCGGCAAACCCATGGCCTTGGGCCTAGACCTGTCCGGTGGTGTGCATTTCCTGATGGAAGTGGACATGGACAAGTACATCGGCAATCGCTTGGCCAACTTTGAAGCGGACATCAAGCGCAGCTTGCGTGAAGAGGGTATCCGCTATCGCGCCGTCAATGTGACCGGCAGTGACAGTCTCCAAGTGGTTCTGGTCGACAGCGCCTTCCGCGATCAAGCCAAGACTTGGTTGAAGCGTAACGTCCCCGAGTTCCTCTATTCCGATACCGAGGTACGTGAGTTACCCTCGCTCAATCTGGTCTTGACCGAAACGGCCATCAGCGCCATGGAAGACTATGCGATTAAGCAAAACCAAACCACGCTGAGCAACCGAGTCAATGAGATTGGCGTCGCCGAGCCACTGGTTCAGCGTCAGGGTCGTAACCGAATTGTGGTTGAATTACCCGGCGTGCAAGATACCGCCAGCGCCAAAACCATTTTGGGCAAGTCCGCTAACTTGGAATACCGTCTGCAATCCAAAGACGGTAATGGTGACCTCTTTACCTTTAAAGATAGCAGCCGCACGGTCATGCTGGAAAAAGACATAATTGTGACCGGCGACAGCGTCACCAATGCCTCAACCACATTCGACGAGAATGGTACCGCGGCCGTTTCGGTCACGCTTAACAGCGCCGGCGGCGCGCGCATGGGCGAGACCACCAAGAACAATCTTAAGCAACCGATGGGCGTGGTCTTTATCGAACAGAAGTCTGAGCTGCTCGGCTATGAGACCATCAACGGTGAGCAGGTGCCGCAATATCGTAATTTTGAAGTACGCGAAATCATTTCGCTGGCGACCATTCAGGGCATCTTCT
Protein-coding sequences here:
- the yajC gene encoding preprotein translocase subunit YajC codes for the protein MKKLVALVLALIPVAALAAGETPAQPAWQLPIMLGVFFVIFWFMVWRPQSKRAKEHKNLLSSIGKGDEVVTNAGIAGKVTKVTDDYIQVEVAPNVSLTFQKHAISATLPKGTLKAI
- the secD gene encoding protein translocase subunit SecD, which translates into the protein MLNKYPLWKYLIIGFILVIGVYYSLPNLYPNDPAVQIRATKAGVIVNNNTLAQATAALDAAQIQYFGADVQAQSLLIRVNSNEDQLLAKAALQVGLGSDYIIALNLAPTTPQWLSVLGGKPMALGLDLSGGVHFLMEVDMDKYIGNRLANFEADIKRSLREEGIRYRAVNVTGSDSLQVVLVDSAFRDQAKTWLKRNVPEFLYSDTEVRELPSLNLVLTETAISAMEDYAIKQNQTTLSNRVNEIGVAEPLVQRQGRNRIVVELPGVQDTASAKTILGKSANLEYRLQSKDGNGDLFTFKDSSRTVMLEKDIIVTGDSVTNASTTFDENGTAAVSVTLNSAGGARMGETTKNNLKQPMGVVFIEQKSELLGYETINGEQVPQYRNFEVREIISLATIQGIFSSNFQVTGLDSPEEASELALLLRAGALAAPMTFVEERTVGPSLGAENIAKGLESVVIGFGLVILFMIGFYKVFGVFASVALSVNLILVTAVMSILGATLTLPGIAGIVLTVGMAVDANVLIFSRIKEELALGRPIQTAIDAGYNRAFVTILDANITTLIVAVILYAIGTGSVKGFAVTLSVGIITSMFTAIMLTRGLTNLVYGGRVVTKLPI